In Actinomadura luteofluorescens, the sequence TTCACCGACTGGAACGGCATCGGCGACCGGTCGTTCGTCGGCGCCGACAACTTCGACCGCCTGCTGAGGGACGACGCCGCGCGCGGGTCGCTGGTCAACACGCTGCTGCTGACGGTCGCGATCGTGGTCGTCCAGAACGGCATCGGGCTGCTGCTCGCGCTGGGCGTGCACACGCGCATCAGGTCGCGGGCGGTGCTGCGGGTCGTGTTCTTCGCGCCCGCCGTCGTCAGCCCCGTGATGGTGGCGTTCCTGTGGAAGTACGTCTACAACCCGGCGCCGGACGCGGGGCTCAACGGGATCCTCGGCGCGGTGGGGCTCGGCTCCCTGCGCCAGGACTGGCTCGGCGACCCCTCGCTGGCGCTGTGGTCGGTGGCCGGCATGGTGATCTGGCAGTTCTCCGGATACTCGATGGTCATCTTCCTGGCGGGGCTGGAGGGGGTGCCCGCGGAGCTGCACGAGGCCGCGATGATCGACGGCGCCGGCCGGTTCCAGCGGTTCCGCAGCGTGACCTGGCCGCTGCTGGCGCCCGCCGTCACGATCAACGTCATGCTGTCCACCATCGGCGGGCTCAAGCTGTTCGACCAGGTCTACGCGGCCACGAGCGGCGGGCCCGGCCATGCCAGCGAGACGCTGTCGACCGTCCTGTACAAGCAGGCGTTCGTCTTCGGCAACTACGGCTACAGCACGGCGATCGCGCTGGTCCTGGCGCTGTTCGTCGCCGCGGTCTCGCTGATCCAGATCCGGTACCTGCGCGGTCGGGAGGTGGCATGAGCCTGCGTTACGGACTGCGCACGTTCGCCCTGGAAGTCGTGATGATCGCGGTCGCGCTGGCGTTCCTGTTCCCGGTGTACGCGCTCGTCACGCTGTCGCTGAAGGACAAGCAGCAGATCGCCTCGGCGCCGCTGTCGCCGCCGTCGTCGCCGACGCTCGGCAACTACGCCGACGCCTGGTCGCGGGCGTCGCTGGGCTCGGCGCTGCTGAACAGCACGGTGATCACGGTGGCGAGCCTGGTGGCGCTCATCGCGATCGGGGCGTTCGCGGCGTACTTCCTCGCCCGCTGCGCCTCGCGGCTCGGCTACACGCTGTACGTGCTGTTCCTGCTCGGCATCGTGCTGCCGTTCCAGCTCGGCATGATCCCGCTGTTCAAGCTCGCCGACTCCGCGGGCCTGCTCGGCACCTACCAGGGAATGATCATCTTCTACACCGGCATCCAGCTGCCGTTCACGATCTTCCTGTACACGGGGTTCATCCGGGCGCTGCCGGGCGACTACGCCAACGCGGCGCTGATCGACGGCGCGGGCCACCTCCAGGCCTTCACCCGCGTCGTGTTCCCGCTGCTGCGGCCGATCACCGGCACGGTGCTGATCCTCAACGCCGTGTTCGTCTGGAACGACTTCTTCACCCCGCTGCTGTACCTGGGCGGGTCGGCGCGCGAGACGGTCCCGGTGCGGGTCTTCGCCTTCGTCGGCCAGTACGTCTCGGACTACGGCCTGGTCTTCGCCGGCCTGGTCCTCGCCGCACTCCCGATCATCGTGATCTTCCTGGTGCTGCAGCGGTATGTCATCAAGGGGTTCGCCAGCGGGCTCAAAGGATGAGCGAAGCGAACCGGGGGGTGTGGGGGGTCGTCCCCCCACAGGAAACAAGGATGAGCGGGATTCGGGGGCGGTTGGGGGAGGTGTTGGAGGCGCCGCCGCGTGCGTTCTCGCCCGTGCCCATCTGGTGGTGGAGCGGGGAGCGGCTCGACCGGCGGCGGCTGCGCGACCAGCTCGAACGGTTCGCCGAGGGGGGCGTGTACAACCTTGTCGTGCTGAACCTGGCGCCGTCGGGTCCGATGTTCGGCGCGGACGCCGACGATCCGCCCTTCTTCTCCACCGCGTGGTGGGACCTGCTGGACGCCGTGTGCGAGGACGCCGCCGAGCTGGGCGTGTCGCTCTGGTTCTACGACCAGCTCGGGTTCTCGGGCGCCGATCTGCAGGCCCGCCTGGTGCGGGATTTCCCGGACTACGCGGGGCGGTGGCTCCGGCGGGACGGGACGGCGGACGTGCGCGGTTTCGACTACCTGTCGGCCGAGGCGTGCGCGGCGCTTCTCGACCGTGTGCACGGCGAGTTCGCGCGGCGGCTGGGGCACCGGCTCGGCAACGTGATCGTCGGGTCGTTCCAGGACGAGCTGCCGTCGCTGCCGACCTGGTCGGAGGGGTTCGCCGGGGAGTTCGAGCGGCGCCGCGGCTACGACCTGGCGCCGCACCTCGCAGCGCTGTGGGGGAGCGGTGGCGGGGACGCCTTCCGGGTCCGCCTCGACTACCACCTCACCCGCGCCGAGCTGGCCGAGGAGGCGTTCTTCCGGCCGCTGGCCGAATGGCACGAGCGGTACGGCCTGCTGCACGGCTGTGACCAGCAGGATCCGGCGCGGGCGGGGCTTCCCGTGGACGGGGTCAGGCTGTACGCCGACTACGCGCGCACGCACCGCTGGTTCGGCGCCCCCGGATCCGACCACCACGGCGACGCCCGTGTCCACTCCTCGCTGGCGCACCTGTACGGCCGGGACCGGACCTGGATCGAGGCGTTCCACTCCAGCGGCTGGGGAGGGACGCTGGAGGAGACCTTCGACTGGCTGCTGCCGTGGCTGCGCGCTGGGGCGACGCTCTACAACCCGCACGCCGTCTACTACTCGACCAAGGCGGGCTGGTGGGAGTGGGCGCCGCCGTCCACCGACTGGCGCCAGCCCTACTGGCGGCACCACCGCGTCTTCGCCGACGCCGTCGCCAGGCTCTGCGCCGCCCTCTCGCTGGGGCGGCACGTGTGCGACGTGGCGGTGCTGTTCCCGACCGCCACCGCGCAGGCGGGGACGCGGCTCGACGGCGTGGACCCGGACGCGGCGCTCGCGCAGGAGGTCTACCGCGATCTGGTCGGCGACATGGCGTGGTTCCGGATGGTGCCCGGCGCGCTCGACCGGCTGGGGATCGACGCCGACGTCGTCGACGACGACTCCGTGCAGCGGGCCACGGTCGCCAAAGGGCGGCTGGACGTCGCGGACGAGTCGTACGGGGTCGTGCTTCTCCCGTCCTGCACCGTGCTCGAAGGGGAGACGGCGCGCAGGCTCACCGCCTTCGCCGAGCACGGCGGCCGTGTCGTCGCGGTCGGCGCGCCGCCCGTCCGAGGGGTCGGGGACCCGGGTGCCGACGAGGCGGTGGCGGGGCTCCGCGCCGTGCTGGAGGTCGTGCCGGGGACCGGCGCGCTCGGTGCCGCCCTCGACGGCGTCCGCCGGGTGGACGCGCCGGTCCCCGCCCTCGTCCGGGAGGTCGACGGCACCACGCTGGTGTTCCTGACGGCCGCGCCGTCGATGGCCAGCCGCGTTTCGGTGGGACGGCCCGACGAGCGCGGCGCCGACCTCGGCTGGCTGGACGTGACCTACGACTTCGATCCCGGCCGGTACGTGCGGGACATGCCGGTGCGGGTCCGGGGCGTGAGCGGTCCGGCGTTCGCCGCGAGCCCGTTCGGGGGCCCGCCGCGCCGGCTGGAGACGCGGGCGGTGGACGGGACGTCCGTCGAAACCGTCATCCCGTTCGACGACGGGCCCGCCGCGCTGCTCCTCTTTCCGGGAGGCGAGGACATCGCGGCACCGGACCCCGCCCCGGCAACGCGGGAGACCGTCCTCGACCTCGGCACGTCCTGGACGATGGACCTGGTTCCGACCCTCGACAACGCCTGGGGCGACTTCGCCCGGCCCGCGGCCGGTCACGACGTCCCATTCGAACGCTGGACGGTGAGTCACCGGACGGAGGAGGAGCCAGAGTGGTCCGAGGCGCACGCCACGTTCGGCCCGCACGGGGTCTGGGCCAGGGAGAGCGAGGGACGGTGGCGCCCCTTCGTGTACTCCGACTCCCGCGGCATACGCAAGGACACCCTGCACCGCGCCTTCCTCGGGCCCAAGGGGCACGTCCCGGAGGAGTTCCTCGATTTCGGGGACGTCCGGTCCGGTGACGCGGTCGTGTTCCGGACCCGCCTGACCGTGCCCGGCGACGGCGGCTTCGTGGCCATCGGCGCTGCCGCCGCCAAGACGGTCCGGCTGGACGGCGCCACCGTCGCGCTGGACGACCTAGGCCACCTGGCGATCGCCGAGGCGCCGGTCCCCGCCGGTGACCACGACGTCGAGGTCCGGCTCGTCCCCGACGAGGACGTCCGGCTGCGCGCCCACCTCGCCGTCGTCACCGACCGCGGGCGCTACCGGCGGCCGGAGTGGATCACGGTGGCGGGGCCCGCGCGGCCGGGGGCCGAGGTCGCGCTGAGCATGCCGCTCCCGGCGTCCGCCGCCGGGGCGATGCTCCAGGTGGCCTCGGCCGCGCCCTGCCGCGTCCTCGTCGACGGCGCGGAGATCGGCCGCCAGGGAGGGTTCGACCCGTACGCCGAGCAGGAGGTCCCGCGCGTCGGCCGCTACCGCGTGACGGGCGGCGAGCTGACCCTGGTCCTGACCGAGGGCGGCCCGCCTCCCGCGGTCCTCGTGGACGGGCCGGTCGTGTCCGGCCCAGGCTGGACCGCGGCGCGCGACGGCGCCCCGGTGCCCGTCGCGTCGCGGCGCGCGCAGTACGGCGACCCGGCGTCCCTCCACCTGCGCCGGCGGCCCCACCCGCTGCCCGGCGCGGCGTGGCTTGAGGACGACCCGGAAACGGACGTCGTCCTCCCCGCGACCCTCGCGATGCCGGACGCGGCGCCGCGGGTGGAGAGGCTGCGTTTCACCGTCCCGCCCGGCGCGACTCGCATGGCCGTCGACGTCCGCGGCGAACTTCTGGAAGCGACCCTGGACGGGGAGCCTCTGGCCCCGGCCCCCGAGATGCCGCTGCCGGGGCAGGAGGCTCCGCCCGGCCGGACGGCGGAACTGCGAATCCGTACCCATCCCGGCCACCGGGCGGGGGCGGCGCTCGCGGGGCCGGTGCGTTTCACGGTGGGGCCCGGCACGATCGAGCTGGGCGATTGGGAGGAGGCGGGTCTCGCCGGTTACAGCGGCGCCGTCCGCTACCGGCGCTCGTTCCGCCTCGCGGCGCCTCCGTCCGGAGCGGCGCTCGACCTCGGGCGGGTGCGCGGCACCGCCGAAGTCACCGTCAACGGCGAGCCCGCCGGGGTGCGCATCTGCGCCCCGTACCGTTTCGACGTCGGGGCGTCCCTGCGCGAAGGCGGCAACGAGATCGAGATCCTCGTCTGCGGAACCCTCGCGCCCTACCTCGACGAGGTGAGCCCCACGCACTTCGTCTTCCAGGGCCAGCGCGCCTCGGGGCTCTTTGGCCCCGTCCGGCTACTGATGGAGGCACCGGCCGCCGGCGGGCGCTGACCGAACGGGACGGTAGCGCCGCACGGCGGCCGGTGCCCCACGTCACCTCACGAACTGTCGCGGGACGGCGGTCGCCTGCGCGCCGGAGGCCGCGGCCGGAGCGGGCGTGACCCAGACCGGTGCCGGGTCGGGGTTCTTGGCGCAGGTGCGGTCGACCAGGCCGCGGTCCTGCGGCACCTTCCCGCCGCGCAGGTAGCCGACGAGGAGATCGTCGAGGCACGCGTTGCCCGCGAACGTGATCGCGTGGCTGCCGCCGCCCCTCTCCACGACGAGCCGCGCGCTCGGCAGGGCCCGCGCCATGTCGAGGCCGCCCTCGTACGGTGTGGCCGGGTCGTCCGTCGCCTGGAACAGCAGCATGGGCGGCAGGCCCTTGCCGGTGATCCTGGTGCGGTGCCCCGCCTTGACGGGCCAGGTCAGGCAGCCCGCGTTGAACCACATGTTGTTGTAGGTGTAGAAGGGCGCCTTCTCGTTGACCTTCGCCTGGTCCTTCCGCCAGTACCGGAAGTCGCGCGGCCACTTGCTGTCGCCGCACATCACGGCGTTGTAGAGGTCGAAGGAGTCGTCCTCCGGGTCCGGCGCGGCGTAGCGCTCGTACGCGGTGACGAGCGGCGCGGTGTCGCCCGAGTTGGTGTACGCGGAGAGCACCGTCGCGAGCCGGGGCCACCGGAGGACGTCGTAGCCGCCCGCGACCTGCGTGTCGTCGAACTCGTCGGGCCCGATCCGGCCCACGGGGTGCTCGCGCAGCCGGGTGCGCATGGCGTACCACCCGGCCTCGACCTCGGCGGGGTCCGTTCCGAGGTGGTAGACGCCGTCGGCCTTGGCGACCCATGCGGTGAACGCCTTGAACCGCTTCTCGTGCTGGAGGTCCTGGAGGACGTTGTGGTCGTACCAGGAGACGGACGGCCCGACGATGCTGTCCAGGACGAAGCGGCGGACGTGCCGCGGGTACAGCTGGGCGTACGTCGAGCCGAGTGTGGTGCCGTACGACCACCCGAAGAAGTTGATCTTCTCGGCGCCGAGCGCGCGGCGGATCGACTCCATGTCCCCGACGTGGTCGACCGTCGACAGGTGCGGCAGCAGCCAGGAGTGCTTCTCGGTGCACTTCGCGACGTACCCGGCGGCCCTGTCGAGCCACGCCCCCGTGGTGCCCTGGCCGACCTGGAAGTCGGGCCGCGGACCGTCGAAGTAGTGCGGGTCGCAGGACATGCGCGGCTCGCTGTGCTGGGATCCGCGCAGGTCGAAGCCGATCCAGTCGTAGGCGGCGGCGACGTCGGGCGGCAGCTTGGAGGGGATCCAGCTCGCCATCCACAGGCCGCTGATGCCGGGCCCGCCGGGGTTGAGCAGCATCGGTCCCTGCCGCCGGCCGGGGGGCGCGGTGGCGGGCAGCCGGTTCAGCGCGATCCTGACCGTGCGCCCGTCCGGGCGGGCGTGGTCGAGCGGCACCTCCAGCATCGCGCACTGCAGCGCGGGGTTCGCGGCGTCGCCGCAGGACTTCCAGTCCGGTCGCGGCGGGTCGCCGGCCGCGGCGGTCGCCGGCGGGGGCCCGGCCAGCGCCGCGGCCGCCAGCATGCCGCCGCACGCCGCGAGCGCGGCGCCCGCGCGTGTCCTGCTCGTTCGTCTCACAGACATCTCCAGAGGGTTGGTGACATTGCAGTGTACAATTTCACCTTTCTTTCGTCATTGTCCAGAAACGGCATCGGAAGGGCTTCGCGGGCCGGGAACGGGGCGCCACCTCGCGAAATTCCTTTCCGCCGCCGCCGGTGAGGTCCGCCCGACAGATCCATAACCCAGATCGATGGTGCGGTGTATGACCACGGGCCGTTTCCGCACCACAAACTGCGGGCGCACGCTTCCCCGAGCCTCCGGGCCCTGGACCCCGGAGCCCTGCGAGAACGTCCGGTACCCCCGCCGGACGCCCACCCCATGGAGGAAGACCCCCCGTGAGAAACAGACGCAGATCGACCCGCTGCCTGCTGGCGTCAATGGCGGTGGCCCTCGGGACGACGTTCCTCGTCGCGCCCGCGTCCGCCGCCCCGAAGCCCCCTCCCGCCAGCCTCCGCCCCGACGGCGGCGGCGACGCGCGCCACATCCAGAAGGCCCCGCTCCCCGCCAAGGACCGGCCGCCGCTCTCCGCGGACGACAGCGAGCTGAAGAGCAGTCCCGACAAGCCGAAGAAGTCGGCGGAGCACAAGCGCCCCTCCATGAAGGGCGCCCCGAAGGCGAGCGCGAAGGCGGCCGCGGCCGCGTGCAGCGCGAGCGACTTCACGAGCCGTTCCGGAAGCGCGCTCGTCCAGCAGATCAAGTCGTCCACGACCGACTGCGTCAACTCGCTGTTCAGCCTCACCGGCACCGACGCGTACTACGCGTTCCGCGAGTCGCAGATGGCGAGCGTCGCCTACGGCCTGCGTGACAACGGGCTCTACTACCCGGGCGACAACACCACCGGCACGGCCCAGCTGGTCCTCTACCTGCGGGCCGGCTACTACGTCCACTGGTACAACCCGTCGACCGTGGGGACCTACGGCCCCACGCTGAAGACGGCGATCCAGTCGGGCCTGGACGCCTACTTCGGCAACGCCAAGTCCTCGACGGTCAGCGACGCCAACGGCGAGGTCCTCGCCGAGGCGGTCACGCTGATCGACAGCGCGGAGGAGAACGCCCGCTACATCTCCGTGGTCAAGCGGCTGCTGACCGGCTACAACAGCTCCTACGACGCGTCCTGGTGGATGCTCAACGCGGTGAACAACGTCTACACGGTGCTGTTCCGCGGCCACCAGGTCCCGGAGTTCGTCACCGCGGTCCAGTCCGACCCGAGCCTGCTCGACACGCTCAACTCCTTCGCCACGGGCCACCTCTCCCTGCTCGGCACCGACCGCAGCTACCTGACGTCCAACGCGGGACGTGAGCTGACCCGCTTCGTGCAGCACTCCGCGCTGCAGACGAAGGTCAGGCCGCTGGCCAAGGGCCTGCTCGGGCAGAGCGCCATGACCGGGAAGACCGCCCCGCTGTGGGTCGGCGTCGCCGAGATGACCGACTACTACGACAAGGCGAACTGCTCCTACTACGGCACCTGCGACCTGGCGCAGCGGCTCGCCGCGAACGTCCTGACCATCAACCACACCTGCAGTTCGAGCATCAAGATCCGGGCGCAGGACATGACGGCCGCCCAGCTGTCGGACAGCTGCGCCAGCCTCCAGAACCAGGACGCCTACTTCCACGGCCTGGTGAAGGACGGGAACAGGCCCGTCGCGAACGACAACAACACCACGATCGAGGTCTGCGTCTTCGATTCGAGCACCGACTACCAGACCTACGCCGGCGCGATGTTCGGCATCGACACCAACAACGGCGGCATGTACCTGGAGGGCGACCCGGCCGCCGCGGGCAACCAGCCGCGGTTCATCGCCTACGAGGCCGAGTGGGTGCGCCCGGCGTTCCAGATCTGGAACCTCAACCACGAGTACACGCACTACCTCGACGGCCGCTTCGACATGTACGGCGACTTCAACGCCGGTGTCACCACGCCCACCATCTGGTGGATCGAGGGGTTCGCCGAGTACGTCTCCTACTCCTACCGCAAGGAGGTCTACGACGCGGCGATCACCGAGGCGGCGAGGGGCACCTACGCGCTCAGCACGCTGTTCGACACCACCTACAGCCATGACACGACCCGCATCTACCGCTGGGGCTACCTGGCGGTGCGGTACATGTTCGAGAAGCACCCGAGCGACGTCGCGACCGTTCTCGGCTACTACCGGACCGGCAACTGGAACGCCGCCCGGACGTTCCTGACGAGCACGATCGGCAGCCGCTACGACAGCGACTGGCGGACGTGGCTCGCCGCGTGCGCGTCCGGCGCGTGCGCCGGCGGCGGGGGCGGCGGCAACCAGGCGCCGGCCGCGGCGTTCTCGGCCTCGGCGAACGGCCTGGCGGTCTCCTTCACCGACCAGTCCACCGACTCCGACGGCACCATCGCCTCCCGGCGGTGGGACTTCGGCGACGGCGCCACCTCGACGTCGGCCAACCCGTCCCACACCTACGGCGCGGACGGTACCTACACCGTCTCCCTCACCGTCACCGACGACAAGGGCGCCACCGGCACCGCGACCAAGCAGCTGGCGGTGTCGGCCGGGGGCGGCGGCGGGACGACCGAGTGCACCGGGAGCGACACCCGCCAGCTCGGGCAGAACTGCCAGCGCGGCAACCTGTCGGCCACCCAGGGGAACCTCTCCTACCTGTACCTCTACGTGCCCTCCGGCACGCGATCGATCAAGATCACTTCGTCGGGCGGCACCGGTGACGCGGACCTGTACTACAGCTCCACCGGCTGGGCCACGTCGACGTCCTACACCCAGAGGTCGATCAACAGCGGAAACGCCGAGACCCTGACCATCACCAACCCGCCCGCGGGCTACAACTACGTGAGCCTCTACGGCAAGCAGGCGTTCAGCGGAGTGACCGTGAAGTCCGAGTACTGATCCGACACCACCCCCGACACGACCGCCGGGGCCGGACCGAGAGGTCCGGCCCCGGCTTCGTCACGAGGTGAGCGGTTCGGTTTCCGGGTAGTGGCAGGCGACCTGGCGGCCCGCGACCATCTTGAGGGACGGCAGGTCGCTGCGGCACCGCTCCTGCGCCTTGAAGCACCGCGGATGGAAGGGGCAGCCCGCCGGCGGCGCCGACGGGCTCGGCGGGTCGCCGCGGAGCACGATGCGCTCTCGCGCCCGCTCGGCCACCGGGTCGGGCAGCGGGATCGCCGACAGCAGCGCCCGCGTGTAGGGGTGTGCCGGCGCGCCGTAGACCACGTCCCTGGCCCCCGTCTCCACGATCCGGCCGAGGTACATGACGGCGATGCGGTCGCACACGTGCCGGACCACCGCCAGGTCGTGGGCGATGAACACCTGCGCCAGGCCGAGCCGGCGCTGCAGGGCGGCCA encodes:
- a CDS encoding carbohydrate ABC transporter permease; amino-acid sequence: MPPTARPAPAASAAGAAGPPDSAARLPAPPRRRRRGGFLTPPWWFAAPALLVYALIVLYPSASGILYAFTDWNGIGDRSFVGADNFDRLLRDDAARGSLVNTLLLTVAIVVVQNGIGLLLALGVHTRIRSRAVLRVVFFAPAVVSPVMVAFLWKYVYNPAPDAGLNGILGAVGLGSLRQDWLGDPSLALWSVAGMVIWQFSGYSMVIFLAGLEGVPAELHEAAMIDGAGRFQRFRSVTWPLLAPAVTINVMLSTIGGLKLFDQVYAATSGGPGHASETLSTVLYKQAFVFGNYGYSTAIALVLALFVAAVSLIQIRYLRGREVA
- a CDS encoding carbohydrate ABC transporter permease, yielding MSLRYGLRTFALEVVMIAVALAFLFPVYALVTLSLKDKQQIASAPLSPPSSPTLGNYADAWSRASLGSALLNSTVITVASLVALIAIGAFAAYFLARCASRLGYTLYVLFLLGIVLPFQLGMIPLFKLADSAGLLGTYQGMIIFYTGIQLPFTIFLYTGFIRALPGDYANAALIDGAGHLQAFTRVVFPLLRPITGTVLILNAVFVWNDFFTPLLYLGGSARETVPVRVFAFVGQYVSDYGLVFAGLVLAALPIIVIFLVLQRYVIKGFASGLKG
- a CDS encoding glycosyl hydrolase; this translates as MSGIRGRLGEVLEAPPRAFSPVPIWWWSGERLDRRRLRDQLERFAEGGVYNLVVLNLAPSGPMFGADADDPPFFSTAWWDLLDAVCEDAAELGVSLWFYDQLGFSGADLQARLVRDFPDYAGRWLRRDGTADVRGFDYLSAEACAALLDRVHGEFARRLGHRLGNVIVGSFQDELPSLPTWSEGFAGEFERRRGYDLAPHLAALWGSGGGDAFRVRLDYHLTRAELAEEAFFRPLAEWHERYGLLHGCDQQDPARAGLPVDGVRLYADYARTHRWFGAPGSDHHGDARVHSSLAHLYGRDRTWIEAFHSSGWGGTLEETFDWLLPWLRAGATLYNPHAVYYSTKAGWWEWAPPSTDWRQPYWRHHRVFADAVARLCAALSLGRHVCDVAVLFPTATAQAGTRLDGVDPDAALAQEVYRDLVGDMAWFRMVPGALDRLGIDADVVDDDSVQRATVAKGRLDVADESYGVVLLPSCTVLEGETARRLTAFAEHGGRVVAVGAPPVRGVGDPGADEAVAGLRAVLEVVPGTGALGAALDGVRRVDAPVPALVREVDGTTLVFLTAAPSMASRVSVGRPDERGADLGWLDVTYDFDPGRYVRDMPVRVRGVSGPAFAASPFGGPPRRLETRAVDGTSVETVIPFDDGPAALLLFPGGEDIAAPDPAPATRETVLDLGTSWTMDLVPTLDNAWGDFARPAAGHDVPFERWTVSHRTEEEPEWSEAHATFGPHGVWARESEGRWRPFVYSDSRGIRKDTLHRAFLGPKGHVPEEFLDFGDVRSGDAVVFRTRLTVPGDGGFVAIGAAAAKTVRLDGATVALDDLGHLAIAEAPVPAGDHDVEVRLVPDEDVRLRAHLAVVTDRGRYRRPEWITVAGPARPGAEVALSMPLPASAAGAMLQVASAAPCRVLVDGAEIGRQGGFDPYAEQEVPRVGRYRVTGGELTLVLTEGGPPPAVLVDGPVVSGPGWTAARDGAPVPVASRRAQYGDPASLHLRRRPHPLPGAAWLEDDPETDVVLPATLAMPDAAPRVERLRFTVPPGATRMAVDVRGELLEATLDGEPLAPAPEMPLPGQEAPPGRTAELRIRTHPGHRAGAALAGPVRFTVGPGTIELGDWEEAGLAGYSGAVRYRRSFRLAAPPSGAALDLGRVRGTAEVTVNGEPAGVRICAPYRFDVGASLREGGNEIEILVCGTLAPYLDEVSPTHFVFQGQRASGLFGPVRLLMEAPAAGGR
- a CDS encoding alpha/beta hydrolase, which translates into the protein MRRTSRTRAGAALAACGGMLAAAALAGPPPATAAAGDPPRPDWKSCGDAANPALQCAMLEVPLDHARPDGRTVRIALNRLPATAPPGRRQGPMLLNPGGPGISGLWMASWIPSKLPPDVAAAYDWIGFDLRGSQHSEPRMSCDPHYFDGPRPDFQVGQGTTGAWLDRAAGYVAKCTEKHSWLLPHLSTVDHVGDMESIRRALGAEKINFFGWSYGTTLGSTYAQLYPRHVRRFVLDSIVGPSVSWYDHNVLQDLQHEKRFKAFTAWVAKADGVYHLGTDPAEVEAGWYAMRTRLREHPVGRIGPDEFDDTQVAGGYDVLRWPRLATVLSAYTNSGDTAPLVTAYERYAAPDPEDDSFDLYNAVMCGDSKWPRDFRYWRKDQAKVNEKAPFYTYNNMWFNAGCLTWPVKAGHRTRITGKGLPPMLLFQATDDPATPYEGGLDMARALPSARLVVERGGGSHAITFAGNACLDDLLVGYLRGGKVPQDRGLVDRTCAKNPDPAPVWVTPAPAAASGAQATAVPRQFVR
- a CDS encoding collagenase, producing MRNRRRSTRCLLASMAVALGTTFLVAPASAAPKPPPASLRPDGGGDARHIQKAPLPAKDRPPLSADDSELKSSPDKPKKSAEHKRPSMKGAPKASAKAAAAACSASDFTSRSGSALVQQIKSSTTDCVNSLFSLTGTDAYYAFRESQMASVAYGLRDNGLYYPGDNTTGTAQLVLYLRAGYYVHWYNPSTVGTYGPTLKTAIQSGLDAYFGNAKSSTVSDANGEVLAEAVTLIDSAEENARYISVVKRLLTGYNSSYDASWWMLNAVNNVYTVLFRGHQVPEFVTAVQSDPSLLDTLNSFATGHLSLLGTDRSYLTSNAGRELTRFVQHSALQTKVRPLAKGLLGQSAMTGKTAPLWVGVAEMTDYYDKANCSYYGTCDLAQRLAANVLTINHTCSSSIKIRAQDMTAAQLSDSCASLQNQDAYFHGLVKDGNRPVANDNNTTIEVCVFDSSTDYQTYAGAMFGIDTNNGGMYLEGDPAAAGNQPRFIAYEAEWVRPAFQIWNLNHEYTHYLDGRFDMYGDFNAGVTTPTIWWIEGFAEYVSYSYRKEVYDAAITEAARGTYALSTLFDTTYSHDTTRIYRWGYLAVRYMFEKHPSDVATVLGYYRTGNWNAARTFLTSTIGSRYDSDWRTWLAACASGACAGGGGGGNQAPAAAFSASANGLAVSFTDQSTDSDGTIASRRWDFGDGATSTSANPSHTYGADGTYTVSLTVTDDKGATGTATKQLAVSAGGGGGTTECTGSDTRQLGQNCQRGNLSATQGNLSYLYLYVPSGTRSIKITSSGGTGDADLYYSSTGWATSTSYTQRSINSGNAETLTITNPPAGYNYVSLYGKQAFSGVTVKSEY